In Zunongwangia profunda SM-A87, the following proteins share a genomic window:
- a CDS encoding STM3941 family protein, which yields MIPIEPISISPDKKKQNNLIIIGLFFVITSILIFINADLYAKAANSLVPTFVRAATIFSLLFFGGITGYLFSLRNRKQAALTINRKGIVDHTNASSVGLIMWDDITAIESKTVLSSKSLLIYVKRPEKYLENTRIWKKIILKLNDRICKTPFSISLNHLEFDAGTTTALVKENYRKFKYIK from the coding sequence ATGATACCTATAGAACCCATTTCCATATCACCGGATAAAAAAAAACAAAATAACCTAATTATCATAGGATTGTTTTTTGTTATTACTTCGATTCTTATTTTTATCAATGCCGATCTTTATGCAAAAGCGGCAAATTCTTTAGTTCCCACGTTTGTTCGCGCTGCGACTATTTTTAGCTTGCTATTTTTCGGTGGAATTACCGGCTATTTATTTTCTCTGCGGAATAGAAAACAAGCCGCACTTACTATAAATCGTAAAGGAATTGTGGATCACACCAATGCAAGCAGTGTTGGATTGATAATGTGGGATGATATTACCGCTATTGAATCCAAAACCGTACTTTCTAGTAAGTCTTTATTGATTTATGTAAAACGACCAGAGAAATATCTGGAAAATACCAGGATCTGGAAAAAGATCATTTTAAAACTGAATGACCGTATTTGCAAAACCCCTTTTAGTATTAGCCTAAACCATCTTGAGTTTGATGCTGGAACTACTACCGCTTTAGTAAAAGAAAATTACCGAAAATTTAAGTATATCAAATAA
- a CDS encoding spermidine synthase, with protein sequence MEASILTFTGIMGALLTWFINNHKAKGAVRASALPSLLVGLFFYCFPHVLPAYLSRQIPLVFIGSSFVGMVSINIISKWIYVAISGLIFSLIYLNTGEFFKGFGGALGTTACIAVLVAIGLAKLIEHGGVKKKNNLESTRPGQDSDILNKKLSLFKSKAKSIAFGLSAKPKKILSYLWPITKKVDSDFSGKLEITWIDGKKVLDTKNANYSYGTLQHVLENGLKRIDFSQIDSVLILGLGGGSVVKSLQEKFNFYGSIQAVEIDQKIIDIAKTEFDLSAIKNLKIHQEDAFHFVEHSKQQYDLIIIDLFIDTEIPSIFLSEKFCLQLSNICQNSLLFNLGFRSDAADRTKKVTDFFENNPNFEVFNLQKVEGINRLLIAFQRTVKPFKY encoded by the coding sequence ATAACCATAAAGCTAAAGGAGCGGTTAGGGCCTCTGCCCTGCCCTCGTTACTGGTGGGATTGTTTTTTTATTGCTTTCCACATGTGCTTCCGGCATATCTTAGCAGGCAAATTCCGTTAGTATTTATTGGATCTTCTTTTGTAGGAATGGTATCTATCAACATTATTTCCAAATGGATCTATGTGGCGATTTCAGGATTGATTTTTAGCCTTATTTACTTAAATACAGGTGAATTCTTTAAGGGTTTTGGCGGTGCTTTGGGAACTACCGCATGTATCGCAGTATTAGTGGCCATTGGTCTTGCCAAATTAATTGAACACGGTGGTGTTAAAAAGAAAAATAATTTGGAATCAACTAGGCCGGGGCAAGACTCTGATATACTAAATAAAAAATTGAGCTTATTTAAAAGCAAAGCAAAGAGCATTGCATTTGGATTATCCGCTAAACCCAAAAAAATCTTAAGCTACCTGTGGCCCATCACCAAAAAAGTAGATTCGGATTTCAGTGGAAAACTGGAAATTACATGGATAGACGGCAAAAAAGTATTAGATACCAAAAACGCAAACTATTCGTACGGCACGCTTCAACATGTACTGGAAAACGGACTGAAGCGTATTGATTTTTCCCAAATCGATTCTGTTTTAATTTTAGGTCTTGGCGGCGGGAGCGTTGTAAAATCACTTCAGGAAAAATTTAATTTCTACGGCAGCATACAAGCGGTAGAAATCGATCAAAAGATCATTGATATAGCCAAAACCGAATTTGATCTTTCAGCTATAAAAAATTTAAAAATCCATCAGGAAGATGCTTTCCATTTCGTTGAACATAGTAAGCAACAGTACGATCTTATCATTATAGATTTATTTATTGATACAGAAATACCTAGTATTTTTCTTTCTGAAAAATTTTGTTTACAGCTCAGCAACATTTGCCAAAATAGCCTCTTATTTAATTTAGGTTTTCGTAGCGATGCCGCGGATAGAACAAAAAAAGTTACTGACTTTTTTGAAAACAACCCGAATTTCGAAGTCTTCAATCTTCAAAAAGTAGAAGGCATTAATCGTTTATTGATCGCTTTTCAACGCACAGTCAAGCCTTTTAAATACTAA